The window CCGCGGCCTGCACCTCGATCACCGCGTCGTCGGGCAGGAACGGCAGCGTGCCCCGGTTGAGGGTGTTGACCACCTGGTAGGGGCTGCCGCCGCCGCCCAGCAGCGCCGCCGCGAGGTCCACGGCCGCCTCCGAGTAGTAGGCGCCCCCTCGCTTCGCCAGCAGGGCCGGCTTCTCGTCCAGCGACGGATCGCCGTACATGCGCAGCAACTCCGCCTCCATGGCGGCGACTTCTGCTGCCCGGGAAGGCTTGGTGCGCAGTTCGCGCACGACCTCGTCGTGGGCGTAGAAGTACCGCAGGTAGTAGGAGGGGACCACGCCCAGGCGGTCCAGGAGCGGGCGCGGCAGGCGGACGTCGTCGGCGATCGCGTCACCGTGCTCGCCGAGCAGCTTGGGCAGGACGTTCTCGCCCTCCGGGCCGCCCAGCCGGACCTCCGTCTCCCAGGTGAGGTGGTTCAGGCCGACGTGGCCGAGGTGGACGTCCGCGGGGCTCACACCCAGCAGGCCGGCGAACTTGCGCTGGAAGCCGATCGCCACGTTGCACAGGCCGACCGCGCGGTGCCCGGCCTGGAGCAGGGCGCGGGTGACGATGCCGACGGGGTTGGTGAAGTCGACGATCCAGGCGCGGGGGTTGGCGCGGCGGACGCGTTCGGCGATGTCCAGGACCACCGGGACCGTGCGCAGCGCCTTGGCGAGGCCGCCCGCGCCGGTGGTCTCCTGGCCGATGCAGCCGCACTCCAGCGGCCAGGTCTCGTCCTGCTGCCGGGCCGCCTGACCGCCGACCCGCAGCTGGAGCAGGACGGCGTCGGCGCCGTCCACGCCCGCGTCCAGGTCGGAGGTGGCCACGATCCGCCCCGCGTGGCCCTGCCGGGCGAAGATGCGGCGGGCCAGGCCGCCGACGAGTTCCAGGCGGTCCGCCGCCGGGTCCACGAGGACCAGTTCCTCGATGGGCAGGGTGTCCCTGAGGCGGGCGAAGCCGTCGATGAGTTCGGGGGTGTAGGTCGAGCCGCCGCCGACCACGGTGAGTTTCATACGTGGATCAACCCTTTACTCCGGTGAGGGTGACGCCCTCGACGAACGCCTTCTGGGCGAAGAAGAACACGAGGATCACGGGGGCCATGACCAGCACCGTCGCCGCCATGGTGAGGTTCCAGTCGGTGTGGTGGGCACCCTTGAAGGACTCCAGGCCGTAACTCAGCGTCCAGGCAGCGGGGTTCTCCGAGGCGTAGATCTGCGGGCCGAAGTAGTCGTTCCAGGCGTAGAAGAACTGGAAGAGGGCCACGGCGGCGATCCCGGGCCTGGCCATGGGCAGGACGACCTTCAGCAGGGTCCGCAGGTCCCCGCAGCCGTCCACGCGCGCCGCGTCCAGGTACTCGTTCGGGATCGTCATCAGGAACTGGCGCAGCAGGAAGATGGAGAACGCGTCCCCGAACGCCATCGGGACGATCAGCGGCCACAGCGTGCCGGACAGGTCCAGCTGCTTCGCCCAGAACAGGTACATGGGGATGATGACCACCTGCGGGGGCAGCATCATCATCGAGATGACCAGCATGAGGGACAGATTGCGGCCCCGGAAGCGGAACTTGGCGAGCGCGTAGGCCACCGGGACGGAGGACACCACCGTCAGGACGGTGCCGAGACCCGCGTAGAGCAGGGTGTTGCGCCACCAGGTGAGGAAGCCGGGGGTGTCGAAGACCTTCCGGTAGTTGCCCCATTCCCAGGTGTGCGGGACCAGGTCCCGGCTGAGGGCCTGGCTGTCGCTCATCAGCGAGGTCAGGAACACGAACACGAACGGCAGGGTGAAGAACAGCGCGGCGGCGACGCCGAGGG of the Streptomyces sp. 1222.5 genome contains:
- a CDS encoding 6-phospho-beta-glucosidase, whose amino-acid sequence is MKLTVVGGGSTYTPELIDGFARLRDTLPIEELVLVDPAADRLELVGGLARRIFARQGHAGRIVATSDLDAGVDGADAVLLQLRVGGQAARQQDETWPLECGCIGQETTGAGGLAKALRTVPVVLDIAERVRRANPRAWIVDFTNPVGIVTRALLQAGHRAVGLCNVAIGFQRKFAGLLGVSPADVHLGHVGLNHLTWETEVRLGGPEGENVLPKLLGEHGDAIADDVRLPRPLLDRLGVVPSYYLRYFYAHDEVVRELRTKPSRAAEVAAMEAELLRMYGDPSLDEKPALLAKRGGAYYSEAAVDLAAALLGGGGSPYQVVNTLNRGTLPFLPDDAVIEVQAAVGPSGPAPLPVPDLDPLFSGLVANVTAYEDLALEAAVRGGRDRVFRALLAHPLIGQYAYAETLTDQLIAHNREHLAWA
- a CDS encoding carbohydrate ABC transporter permease translates to MTHVLDQPVKPAAPVPYGAERTARRRALLEWIAVHSLGVAAALFFTLPFVFVFLTSLMSDSQALSRDLVPHTWEWGNYRKVFDTPGFLTWWRNTLLYAGLGTVLTVVSSVPVAYALAKFRFRGRNLSLMLVISMMMLPPQVVIIPMYLFWAKQLDLSGTLWPLIVPMAFGDAFSIFLLRQFLMTIPNEYLDAARVDGCGDLRTLLKVVLPMARPGIAAVALFQFFYAWNDYFGPQIYASENPAAWTLSYGLESFKGAHHTDWNLTMAATVLVMAPVILVFFFAQKAFVEGVTLTGVKG